In Drosophila ananassae strain 14024-0371.13 chromosome 3R, ASM1763931v2, whole genome shotgun sequence, the DNA window TATTGTAACACAAAAAAAGCACAGGGAAGCGGAATAAATTATTGCCCAGTCATGTCCAAGCCCACAACTATTAAAGATGCCCTTGCCAAGTGGGAGGACCAAAACAAACAGGAGGCGGCCACTGCTACGGAAATTGGGTTGCAGTTTCGTTATCCGCCCATTGAGAAAATGGACAACATTCTAAGCACACTGACCGAGTGTCAAAAGTTGAGCCTTTCCTCGAATATGATCGAGAAGATCTCAGGGATAGCAGGCATGAAGAACCTGCGGATCTTGAGCCTGGCTAGAAACAACTTGAAAACTCTCAATGGTATCGAGAGTCTGGCCGATACACTAGAGGAGCTGTGGGTTAGCTATAACAACATCGAGAAGATCAAGCCCCTCGAGTCGATGAAGGCCATCAAGGTTTTCTACATATCCTTCAACCTCATCAAGGACTGGGCGGAGTTCATGCGTATGACCGTGCCCCCAAATCTGGGCGAGATCACATTCGTGGGCAACCCCCTGAACGAGAACATGGAGCCTGCGCTCTTCGTGGCCGAGGCTGTTCGTCGCCTGCCTAAATTGGAAAAGCTGGACGGGGAGCCAGTTATTCGCTAGTTAGTGACGTTTGTAATAGCATGCAGAAAAAACAGAGTCCTAGTAGTTATGCCATCTTGTAAGCTTGAaagaaaaattccaaaaaccCGAACTCCATCGACATGACCCCTGCGAATACACGCACTTCTGACATTTCTCATCAATAATGCCTAGACagatttttcaaattttcaacgcATTCTTCGGGCTGCTGATGAGCTCCATTGTTTTGCCTGACCATGTTTTCTCTAGACTTTTAGCTCATCCCTTTACAAAATGTAGTGGACTTTTATGTCCCTCTGTATTTACTCTGCATCTGCatcaagaaaaatataaaactttgcttttcaataaaaatatatataaatttaacatatatttaacatatatataacatatatatataataaatttaaaaatatatatatataaatgtaacccttttgatttggtgtaaaatttttgttttaaaattgtagTGTTTTTAGTAAGGGGAAGAAAAACAACTTACATTAATTTGATGCCTTGATTCGTGAATGGCATTCTTCTTTCAAATCCGATGACATATGAATTAAATattgacaaaaaaaagaataacaGTCATAACTTGGCTAGTAATAATCTGATCGTTGGATATTATACTTTTCCGATCTTAGATCAGCGAGCGAAAGGGAGTGAAGCCATGTTTGACTGAGATTTTGGGTAAAAACACTTTCAAATGCTTTCATTTTAGCCAATTGTCATCCGTATTGTCTAAAAATGACTAAAACATTGATTCATTTCCGGGAATTACCCTTAAAAAaccattaattttttgttgattgaattCTATACCTGTATTTATTCCgaaaaattcattttaaatCTGTTAAGAAATGACTAAATTAAAATCtgtaatgaaaattaaatgggATATGCGCTTCAAAAGATACGAAAAACCAGCAGTTGTGAGCTTGAATCtaagattattttgtttaCCAAAACTATGAATTTCATTtatattgttttaaaattatagtACCCACTGCAAGATTTAACGAGTGTTTGAGATCCCAGAAAGTCTGTACACATTGACATCAAGAAGGACGCAAGTATTCACAGGATTCCAAAAAAAAGTtgaatttgcataaataattCAGGCATTTGGATTTATTTCAATCAACAGATTCAGTCAGCATAACTCACATAATCCATCAGCAAACATCAATGCATTTTTATACCTAAATAAAAGCCAATAGGAAAACACGGAAAAGTGAAAACAACTGGACCCGTAGAGTCTCATAAGTTGACTTGGTCATTCCCATTCCATTTGTTTTCTGTGCATAAATAATCAACTATGTCAATGGAGGATGTGGcagacaaaaaacaaataggcAGACAGAgatttttggcaaacaaacaactaaacaaaatatatgaGTATGTGAATTTTCTGTCAGACAGCCCGAAGGACACCAGATAAAAACGTggaataaaatcataaaaacagCAGCCAAATTTCTGCCAAACCATAAGCAAACCAAACCCAATAAAGCCAATTGCCAGACACGAAAGTTTAATGAGACTTTTATGTCTTTTCGATTTAACAGCTTCTCTATTATGGTTGTGCttgttgttgctttggctcttttgctgctgctgttgttattTGATAAACAATAATATTAATGTAAACATGAAGGCCGGGCGTAGTTCGACATTTTGGCAGACAACCAGCAAACGAGACTATTGTACAATTGGTTgcacacaaaaatattttctgtcagCCAAACGAAACGCTTGGATGATTAGATGGGTAGGGATTACAAACAAACATTTGGAAAAGCTTAAAGCAAAGTGAATTTTTacaaaactaaaataaataatacataaaaaatatatatttattcctTTGGTAAAATATTAATCTTATGTAGCTTTCAGTCACTTAAAgtttaaacaaatttattaaagTACGAGTCACATAAACTTAATGCTTTTtcgctttttgttttggaaCGTTTGGTGAACCCTTGATCTTTTTTACAATAAGCCCAAAAACTAATCTTAAAGCAAAAACTATGACTAAAAGTGCGCACacaattataaaatatatatccaaGTTATTCGCGGCTATGAAGCTCATGTGCACAACTGGACTTTGTAGATGTGGGGCTCCATGGTGTCGGATAACGTAGTCCACCCAATAAACTATTGTTTTACGGGCACTCAGCGGTCGATCGCGGTAGAGTTCGGAAAATTTTTTAACCGCTTTGGTGTATTTGGGATTGTCCAGCACCTCTTTGATACCCGCGGCAAAGGATTCCTCCTGCAGGTTGACTAAACTTTCAATCACACCAAAGCCCTGCAGTTCCATGTCAGCAGCATTACCGGGCTGGTCTCCGAAAACTGGAAGGGCCAACATAGGTTTTCCGTGGTACTGAGCCTCGGTGACACTGCCCTTGCCCGCGTGGGTAATGAACAGCTTGATGTTGGGATGCGCCAGGATGTCATCCTGAGGCAGCCACTTGGCGAACAGAATGTTTTCCGACTGGCCGGGCAGGTTTTCCAGATCGTCCCACTTCCAAATGACCTTCTGTTTCAGTTTCGAGAGGACATTGAACATCCTCTTTACCGAATCTTGCTTCAGATGAGCTCCTTTGAGATTTGAGCCCAAACTCAGTAGAATGGCTCCATGGGGACAGACACTGAGGAAATCCTGCAGGTTTTGGGGCAAGGGATCCGGCTGATCCTTGACCTGTATCCCCCCTACCTCAATCACTGCTGGCACATTAGGCCTTATAGGTCCCTCGCTGATTCCGTGAGAGGAAAAGAATATAAGCGAAATGTTCTTTGCCAATTCCCCATAGGCGGGAAGAGAGGGATCATCCTGGTACATTTTCCTGAAAAAGTTATTCCAGAGTTGCGCAAAACTAGAGTCTTGATTGAGTTTTCTCACCTGTATGTCTTTTCGTTGTTATACTCAATTATGGTCATAAATGCAAGTTGACCCAAGGCACCCAAAAGATTAGCAAAGCGCTTTCCAAGACCCATCACCTCGCCTGCTTTAACTGTCGTAGTCATTGCTGGCACGTAGGACAGTTCTCTGGGGTTGCCCAAGAGGTGTCCCAGAAAGCTTGGCGGATTGGAGAGAGCCAACACAAGCGGTACCTTTAGCTTGTGCGCCAACGTGAAATGGAAGCTGCTCATAAAATATCCAACGATGACCAGATCGATCTTGTTGTCTTTGTTTTCGTAGAGATCCTTGACCAGCTGATGATCCATAACTCTGGCCGTCTTTGAAAAGGCGCTGCTCATTTTTCCTACTCGTTGAAGCATTTGCAAAAACGGGTTGGTATTATCTGTCTTGGCCGTTTCGGCAAAAACTGAATTGAAGGCCTGCAGCTCGTCCTCCGTGAGGGGCACTTGGATATGTGTGATATTTTTCGGCAGGAACGGCGGCTTCAGGGCGGTCACCACAGTAACGTTGTGACCACTTTCGGCTAGAATTCGGGCCATGGACATCTGGATAACCAAGTGCGACGGACTCAGGCTGGCGAAGAGCCCCACGATGTTGGCCGCATGGGTTG includes these proteins:
- the LOC6497745 gene encoding dynein axonemal light chain 1; translation: MSKPTTIKDALAKWEDQNKQEAATATEIGLQFRYPPIEKMDNILSTLTECQKLSLSSNMIEKISGIAGMKNLRILSLARNNLKTLNGIESLADTLEELWVSYNNIEKIKPLESMKAIKVFYISFNLIKDWAEFMRMTVPPNLGEITFVGNPLNENMEPALFVAEAVRRLPKLEKLDGEPVIR
- the LOC6497780 gene encoding UDP-glycosyltransferase UGT5 encodes the protein MEPSSEQTERTIAQPQRKNHLKFRTPTDVLTSVIRNSGRLKAIRPVTYQSSLRVTVGEYTWPRLEICWPFWPTHAANIVGLFASLSPSHLVIQMSMARILAESGHNVTVVTALKPPFLPKNITHIQVPLTEDELQAFNSVFAETAKTDNTNPFLQMLQRVGKMSSAFSKTARVMDHQLVKDLYENKDNKIDLVIVGYFMSSFHFTLAHKLKVPLVLALSNPPSFLGHLLGNPRELSYVPAMTTTVKAGEVMGLGKRFANLLGALGQLAFMTIIEYNNEKTYRKMYQDDPSLPAYGELAKNISLIFFSSHGISEGPIRPNVPAVIEVGGIQVKDQPDPLPQNLQDFLSVCPHGAILLSLGSNLKGAHLKQDSVKRMFNVLSKLKQKVIWKWDDLENLPGQSENILFAKWLPQDDILAHPNIKLFITHAGKGSVTEAQYHGKPMLALPVFGDQPGNAADMELQGFGVIESLVNLQEESFAAGIKEVLDNPKYTKAVKKFSELYRDRPLSARKTIVYWVDYVIRHHGAPHLQSPVVHMSFIAANNLDIYFIIVCALLVIVFALRLVFGLIVKKIKGSPNVPKQKAKKH